A region from the Hypericibacter adhaerens genome encodes:
- a CDS encoding nitrile hydratase accessory protein, whose protein sequence is MSAAPDLQSLLASLPGDGEGPRFTAPWQARIFALVVALAEQGRFPWPEFQRRLIEEVARDGEDPAHYYECWLAAAERLVQELELAG, encoded by the coding sequence ATGAGCGCCGCGCCCGATCTCCAATCCCTGCTGGCCTCGCTGCCGGGCGACGGCGAGGGCCCGCGCTTCACCGCGCCCTGGCAGGCGCGAATCTTCGCGCTGGTGGTGGCGCTGGCGGAGCAGGGCCGCTTCCCCTGGCCCGAGTTCCAACGCCGCCTGATCGAGGAGGTGGCGCGCGACGGCGAGGATCCCGCGCATTATTACGAATGCTGGCTCGCCGCGGCGGAGCGGCTGGTGCAGGAGCTGGAGTTGGCAGGGTGA
- the nthB gene encoding nitrile hydratase subunit beta, which yields MDGIHDMGGMDGFGPVTREADEPVFHADWERRMLAISLAVGFAVPFTDDHLRREIERIPPELYLHSSYYEKWLIAIESLLRERGVLPDGNATLKVETGPAIRPEAVAPAIHAGFPTRRDDAEAAPRFAAGAKVRVRNIHPKTHTRLPRYVRGHEGVVHRDLGVFGLPDSNSEYQGHRAQHCYTVRFSQQALWGRAVPVGDSLYVDLWEDYLEPA from the coding sequence ATGGACGGCATCCATGACATGGGCGGGATGGACGGCTTCGGGCCGGTGACGCGTGAGGCCGACGAGCCGGTGTTCCATGCCGATTGGGAGCGCCGCATGCTGGCGATCTCGCTGGCGGTGGGTTTCGCGGTGCCCTTCACCGACGATCACCTGCGCCGCGAGATCGAGCGCATCCCGCCCGAGCTTTACCTGCACAGCTCCTATTACGAGAAATGGCTGATCGCGATCGAATCCCTGCTGCGCGAACGCGGCGTGCTGCCGGATGGGAACGCGACGCTCAAGGTCGAAACCGGCCCGGCGATCAGGCCCGAGGCCGTCGCCCCCGCCATCCATGCCGGCTTTCCCACCCGGCGCGACGATGCGGAAGCCGCCCCTCGCTTCGCGGCGGGTGCCAAGGTCCGGGTCCGCAACATCCATCCGAAGACCCATACCCGCCTCCCGCGCTATGTGCGCGGCCATGAGGGCGTGGTCCACCGCGATCTGGGCGTGTTCGGCCTGCCCGACAGCAACTCGGAATATCAAGGCCACAGGGCGCAGCATTGCTACACGGTGCGCTTCTCGCAGCAGGCGCTCTGGGGCCGCGCGGTGCCGGTTGGCGACAGTCTTTATGTCGATCTCTGGGAAGACTATCTGGAGCCGGCCTGA